The Struthio camelus isolate bStrCam1 chromosome 5, bStrCam1.hap1, whole genome shotgun sequence genome has a segment encoding these proteins:
- the CDKL1 gene encoding cyclin-dependent kinase-like 1 isoform X3, translating into MKSHLASADSSLVFVREFSPHRGKEQLKHPNLVNLLEVFRRKRKLHLVFEYCDRTVLHELDRHPRGVPEHLVKSITWQTLQAVDFCHKHNCIHRDVKPENILITKHSVIKLCDFGFARILTGPSDYYTDYVATRWYRSPELLVGDTQYGPPVDVWAIGCVFAELLSGVPLWPGKSDVDQLYLIRRTLGDLIPRHQQVFSTNQFFSGVRIPDPEDVEPLEMKFPSISHPALSLMKGCLHMDPAERQTCEQLLQHPYFDSIREAGDLGKEHEKAARKPARLSRKHMSGLQYLPQLTSSNILPALDSKKYFCKTRKSNYHFPNI; encoded by the exons CAATTGAAACACCCCAACCTGGTCAATCTGCTGGAAGTGTTCAGGAGGAAGCGAAAGCTGCATCTGGTCTTTGAATACTGCGACCGCACAGTTCTCCATGAGCTGGACAGGCACCCCCGTGG agtgCCAGAGCATCTTGTGAAGAGCATAACCTGGCAGACTCTCCAAGCTGTAGACTTCTGCCATAAGCACAAC tGCATCCACCGGGATGTAAAGCCAGAAAACATCCTGATAACAAAACACTCGGTCATCAAACTTTGTGACTTTGGATTTGCTCGCATACTGA CTGGGCCAAGTGATTATTACACAGACTATGTGGCTACCAGATGGTACCGCTCTCCGGAATTACTCGTGGGAGATACCCAGTATGGACCTCCTGTGGATGTGTGGGCGATAGGCTGTGTCTTTGCAGAGCTGTTATCTGGGGTGCCCCTGTGGCCTGGCAAATCTGACGTAGACCAGCTGTACCTCATCCGGAGAACCCTGG GGGATCTTATTCCCAGGCACCAGCAAGTATTCAGCACCAACCAATTCTTCAGTGGGGTAAGAATTCCAGACCCAGAGGACGTG gagccaTTAGAAATGAAATTCCCAAGTATATCACACCCTGCTTTATCTCTCATGAAG GGTTGCCTTCATATGGACCCTGCAGAGAGGCAGACATGCGAGCAGTTACTGCAGCATCCCTACTTTGACAGCATTAGGGAAGCAGGAGATCTGgggaaagaacatgaaaaagcAGCTCGGAAACCAGCCAGGCTGAGTCGGAAGCACATGTCAGGG TTACAGTATCTGCCTCAGTTAACCAGTAGTAACATTCTACCAGCTTTGGACAGCAAGAAGTACTTCTGCAAAACAAGGAAATCAAACTACCATTTCCCTAACATCTAA
- the DMAC2L gene encoding ATP synthase subunit s, mitochondrial — protein MLLAALAQPACRWNKLPPPGGRRRFWGWLNAVFNKVDYERIQAVGPDRAASEWLLRCGALVRYQGYQKWQRDYNGLPTGPLGKYKIEAIDATDSCIMYRGFDYLDGLEHVTEIKLQKCIYIQDECLQRLSETKNLQRSLLQLKIISCGNVTDKGIIALHKLMNLEYLYLSDLPGIRKKETTFHMLQQALPNLELELDLE, from the exons ATGCTGCTGGCAGCGCTTGCGCAGCCGGCGTGCCGCTGGAACAAGCTGCCGCCTCCCGGCGGGCGCAGGCGCTTCTGGGGGTGGCTGAACGCCGTCTTTAACAA GGTGGACTATGAACGTATACAAGCCGTCGGCCCCGACAGGGCGGCTTCAGAATGGCTGCTGCGATGCGGTGCCTTGGTTCGCTATCAAGGCTATCAGAAGTGGCAGCGGGACTACAACGGTCTCCCCACTGGGCCGTTAGGGAAATACAAGATCGAAGCAATTGATGCCACTGACTCTTGCATCATGTACAGAGGATTTGACTATTTGG ATGGCCTTGAACATGTTACAGAAATCAAGctgcagaaatgtatttatatacagGATGAGTGTCTGCAGAGGCTCAGTGAGACTAAGAATTTACAGAGGAGTCTCCTGCAGCTGAAGATAATTTCCTGTGGGAATGTCACAGATAAAGGCATCATTGCACTTCACAAGCTGAT GAACCTTGAATATTTGTATCTGAGTGACCTTCCtggaataagaaagaaagaaactactTTTCATATGCTACAGCAGGCATTGCCAAACCTAGAGCTGGAACTGGATTTAGAATAA
- the L2HGDH gene encoding L-2-hydroxyglutarate dehydrogenase, mitochondrial yields the protein MASSAAPKMAAALLLRRRAGGRGGSAALWRAPRRQRSTFDVAVVGAGIVGLAAARELVLRHPSLAFAVLEKEQELAHHQSGHNSGVIHSGIYYTPGSLKAKLCVRGAALCYEYCDQKGIPYKQCGKLIVAVEQDEIPRLKALYERGLQNNVRGLKLIGAKEIQAKEPFCRGLMALDSPYTGIVNYRQVAQSYAEDFQEAGGTILTDFEVTNMEMAKESSSENEDGLKYPVIVRNSKGEEIYCRHVVTCAGLYSDRLSEISGCSPEPRIVPFRGDYLVLKPEKCYMVKGNIYPVPDPRFPFLGFHFTPRMDGSVWLGPNAVLAFKREGYKLLDFSTTDFLDAVLYSGLWKLVLRNFSYGLSETYRACFLGAQVKQLQRFIPEITINDILRGPSGVRAQALDSDGNLVDDFVFDGGTGDIGSRILHVRNAPSPAATSSLAIAKMIADEVKQRFEL from the exons ATGGCGTCCAGCGCCGCCCCTAAGATGGCGGCGGCactgctgctgcggcggcgggcgggcggccgcggcgggtcCGCGGCGCTGTGGCGGGCTCCGCGCCGGCAGCGCAG CACTTTCGACGTGGCCGTGGTGGGTGCAGGCAtcgtggggctggcggcggccaGGGAGCTCGTCCTGCGCCACCCGTCGCTGGCCTTCGCCgtgctggagaaggagcaggagctgg cTCATCACCAGAGTGGACATAACAGCGGTGTGATTCACAGCGGAATTTACTACACCCCGGGATCTCTGAAAGCGAAGCTGTGCGTGCGGGGGGCAGCCCTCTGCTACGAGTACTGTGACCAGAAGGGAATACCGTATAAACAGTGTGGGAAG CTAATTGTAGCCGTTGAACAAGACGAAATTCCAAGACTCAAAGCTCTGTACGAAAGAGGGCTGCAGAACAACGTCCGAGGCCTGAAACTGATTGGAGCGAAAGAAATACAAGCAAAAGAACCCTTCTGCAGG GGTCTGATGGCCCTTGATTCTCCATATACTGGCATTGTGAATTATAGACAAGTGGCCCAGTCCTATGCTGAAGACTTCCAGGAAGCAGGTGGGACGATCTTGACTGATTTTGAAGTGACAAACATGGAGATGGCTAAAGAGAGTTCTTCAGAAAATGAAGATG GGCTGAAATACCCAGTCATTGTTAGGAACTCTAAG GGTGAGGAAATCTACTGTCGGCACGTTGTGACCTGTGCAGGACTTTACTCGGACCGCTTGTCTGAAATAAGCGGCTGCAGCCCTGAGCCTCGTATTGTGCCCTTCCGTGGAGATTACTTGGTGCTAAAGCCGGAAAAGTGCTATATGGTTAAAGGAAACATTTATCCA GTTCCCGATCCTCGGTTTCCTTTTCTGGGATTTCATTTCACACCGAGAATGGACGGCAGCGTTTGGCTTGGTCCTAATGCAGTGCTAGCCTTTAAGCGAGAGGGCTACAAATTGCTTGACTTCAGCACTACAGACTTTTTAGATGCTGTTCTGTACAG CGGGTTATGGAAGCTGGTACTGAGAAACTTCTCGTATGGACTGAGTGAAACGTACAGAGCGTGTTTTCTTGGCGCGCAGGTGAAGCAGCTGCAGAGGTTCATCCCTGAGATCACCATCAATGATATACTCAg GGGTCCATCTGGAGTGAGAGCCCAAGCGCTGGACAGCGATGGAAATTTGGTAGATGACTTCGTATTTGATGGAGGCACCGGAGATATCGGAAGCAGAATTCTTCATGTCAGAAATGCCCCTTCTCCTGCTGCTACCTCTTCCCTTGCCATCGCGAAAATGATTGCGGATGAAGTGAAGCAAAGATTTGAATTGTGA